Genomic segment of Methanoculleus horonobensis:
ACGCCGACCCGGATCTATGCCGAGGTGCTCCGGGTGACGGAGGCCTGCGAGATTCACGGGATGTGCCACGTCACCGGCGGCGGCCTCCTGAACTTCAAGAGACTCAGCGAGTACGGGTTCTCTTTCACCGATCCTCTCGAAGTCCCCGAGATCTTCTCCTGGCTGCAGGAGAACGGGAAGATCAGTGACGCGGAGATGTACCGGACCTTCAACATGGGCATGGGCTACGCCTTCGTCGTCCCGGCCAAAAGCGTCGCTGCGATCCGGGCAATCGTCCCCGGCGCCCGGGTGGTCGGCGAGGTGACGGAGGAGCCCGGCGTGCGGTTGAAGGGTGTGGAGATCCGGTGAAGGTTCCTCTTCCCCCTCTTTGAACGGTTCCCGGACCACTGGAACCCGGCGCAATTCTTATCCTCCGGCAGCCAGAGAGTACCCGCAAGGGAGCAGAGATCGATGGCAGACGTCTATTTTGCCGGTATTCGGGCACGCGGTCACCAGGAGAGCAAAGTCGCGAAGATTCGCCGTCTCTTTGACGCGGCCGGGTTTGACGCGGCTGTCCGGCCGGGAGACCTTGCGGCCGTCAAGCTGCACTTCGGCGAGCGCGGGTGCGACACCTACACCCACCCGCTCTTTGCCCGGCAGGTGGTCGATAAGATAAAAGAGCGTGGAGCGCAGCCGTTCCTCACCGATACCGCCACCCTCTATGCCGGGAGCCGGGCCGACGCCGTCCGGCACACCGTCACCGCGATCGAGCACGGGTTCGCCTACGCGGTGGCCGGCGCCCCGGTCATCGTCGCCGACGGCCTCACCGGCGGGTACTGGAAGGAGGTCGCCGTCGGGGGGAAGCACTTTGAGCGCGTCCGGGTTGCCGGGAGCATCCTCGACGCCGACAGCATGATCGTCCTCTCGCACGTCAAGGGCCACGACCTCGCCGGGTTCGGCGGCGCGATCAAGAACCTGGCGATGGGCTGCGCCCCGCCGACGGGAAAGGCGGAGCAGCACGCGGGGCGGCCGTTCGTGGAGGTAGAGCGGTGCGGCGGGTGCGGGAAGTGCACCACGGTCTGTCCACGGGCGGCGATGACCCTCGCCGACGGGCGGGCGGTGCTCAACCCGGAGCACTGCGTCGGGTGCGGCGACTGCATGCGCTCCTGCCCGACAGGCGCGATCGAGTTCGACTGGACGACGGAGATCCGGCCGTTCATCGAACGGCTCTGCGAGTACGCCCTCGGCGCCGTTCGCGGCAAATCCGGGAGGGTCGGCTACATCAACTTCCTCCTCAACATCACCCCGGACTGCGACTGTGTCTCCTGGAGTGATGCGGCGGTCGTCCCCGATATCGGGATCCTCGCCTCCACCGACCCGGTCGCGATCGATCGCGCGAGTTTCGACCTCGTCAACAGCGAGCAGGGGTTCTCCCGGACACAGCTCGGAGGGAACTTCGCTCCTGGAGAGGACAAGTTCAAGGGGGTCTGGGACTACACGGACGGCAGGTACCAGTTCGAGTATGCGGCTACCATTGGGCTCGGGGATGCCGATTACCGGCTGATCGAGGTGTGAGATGACGACCGGAAGAGTTGTGCTGCTCTGCGGGAGCCCCCGGCCCGGGGGGAACACCGCAAAGGTGCTCGGGGAGTGCGCGAGAGTCCTCGAGCGCGAGGGTATCGAGACCGAGACCGTCTCGCTCGAAGAGATGCGTATCCTCTCCTGCACCGCCTGCGGGCTCTGCACCAACGGGGAATGCGCCCTCGATGACGGCCTGAACGAGATCATCGAGAAGATCCGGGAGGCCGAGGGGTTCATCGTGGGAACCCCGGTCTACTTCGGGACGGCGCGGGGCGACGTCACGGCGGCCCTGCAGCGGATCGGGATGGTCTCGATGGCGTCCGACTCCTTCCTCTCGCGGAAGGTGGGCGGCCCTATCGCCGTGGCCCGGCGGGGCGGGCATACCGCCACGCTCCAGGAACTGCTGATGTTTTACCTCATGAACGATATGATCGTGCCGGGTTCGACCTACTGGAACATGGTCTTTGGGAGGACGCCGGGCGAAGCCCTGGGCGACGAAGAAGGGATGAAGACGGTTCGGCGGTTCGCCGAGAACGTTGCATTCCTGATCAAGAAACTCGGCTGAACCCCGAGGATCTCCTGCCCGGCGAGAGAACGGGAACGTCTCCCCGGACTATACGGGGAATAACCTTTTTCATCCTCTCCGATGAGGGATCAGTATGGATCTTTCGTCTGAGGCGATCGTTTTGGATGTCGCGGATACGGCGCCGTTGACCCGGCGGGAGATCGCCGACCTCCTGCCGGAAGTCCCGGACTGGTCGCTCGAAGAGGGGCGTCTTACCACCCGGTTCGCCTGCAAAGGGTTCGATGAAGCGGTGACGTTCCTCAACGAGGTCGCCGAATTTGCCGCGCGAGAGAACCATCTCCCGGATCTCGGCATCCACGCGGGCCGGTTCGTGGATGTCGCCTGGTATACCTACGCCATCGGCGGACTCTCCCGGAACGACTTCATCATGGCCGCACGTCTCTCCGAGTGGCTCCGGTGCCGGCAGGGGGGTTTCCTCTAGCCGGTGCCGAACGCCCGCATGACCCGTGTTCTGATGGCCTCTTTCGGGAGCGCGCCGACCACCCGGTCGACCAGCATGCCGTTCGCGAAGAACAAGAGCGTGGGTATCGCCGTTATGCTGAAACTCGACGCGATTTTGGGGTTTTCGTCGACGTTGCACTTGCCGAAGGTCACCCTGCCGGCGAAGTCCCGCGCAAGGTCCTCGACGACCGGGGCAACCATCCGGCAGGGGCCGCACCATTCCGCCCAGACGTCGATGACCAGGGTGGGGTGCTCCTGCAGGGTATTCTGGAACGCACCATCGGCGATCTCGATGACGCCGCCCGGTGTTCCCGTGAACCGTTCCTCGAGTTTCCGGAGACGTTCTTCCCGGAGACGCTGCAGTTCGTCGTCAAGCGGCCTTTCTTCTTCCATATGACGGAAGTATGCCGCTCGTTCATATTAAATGATTAGCCCCGCACCAGGCACCGGTGTCCCGGGACGCGCACCCGTCCGGCCCGCACAAAGGTATATATCTCCCAAAAAACAATGCATATACCTCACAGGACAGAAGCGAGGTGGGGTAGTCAGGATATCCCGGCGGGCTCATAACCCGTAGATCGATGGTTCAAATCCATCCCTCGCTATGAGAGACTCTCTTGCGTTTTTGCAGCTTTTTCTTCGTCATCCATCTCCTGCACCTTTGGGGTTCTTTCACCTGACGGGAGTGCACGCCGAGATTCGATCTGCCCAAAATAGGGGTTTTGACCCGCGCAAAACGTGTACGGGCTCTTTTTAACCCAGAAGAGGGAAAAAATCCCGGCGTGCCGGAAAAAGAGATGGTGTTCCGGAAAGGCTGTTTACGTCCGTTCCTTCCCGGCCTTGAAGGTCGAGAGATCGGACTGGTGGGTGCCGGCCACGTAGTCCACGACAGAGTGGCAGCTCTTCTCCCCGTTGATATCCACCGGGTAGCACCCCGTCAGGCACCCGGTGCAGAGGTTCCGTTCGCCGCACCCGATCGCCTCCACCAGGTCATCGAGCGGGATGTAGGTGAGCGACGTCGCACCGACGCTCTTGCGCACCGTCTCGATCTCCTTGCCGCTCGCGATCAGTTCCGTGCGGGTGGGCATATCCACCCCGAGGTAGCAGGGGGCGATGATCGGCGGGGAGCCGACCCGGAGATGGATCTCTTCGGCCCCTGCATCCCGGATCATGTTCACGATCCGGCGGGAAGTCGTCCCCCGGACGATGCTGTCGTCGATGAGCACCACCCGCTTGTCCTTCAGGTTTCCCCGAACGGTGTTGAGTTTGATCCGGACCGCCCGCTCCCGCTGCTCCTGGGTCGGCATGATGAACGTCCGGCCCATGTAACGGTTCTTCATCAGCCCCTCGATGAACGGGATCCCGGACTGCTCGGCGTAGCCCGCGGCATACGCGATCCCGGAGTCGGGGACCGGACAGGCCGTATCGGCTTCGACGGGATTCGCATCGTAGAGTTTCTGCCCGATCCGGCGCCGGACGTCGTAGACCAGCGTCCCGTCCATCACCGAGTCGGCGCGGGCGAAGTAGACGTACTCGAAGATGCAGTACGCCTTCCGGTTCGTGGTCGCGATCTGGGTGGAGGTGAGCCCGGACTCATCGATCCGGATGAGTTCGCCGGGACGCACGTCCCGGATGAACGTGCCGTCAAGCGCATCGATCGCCACGCTCTCCGACGCCACGATGTAGCCGTTCTCGAGTTTCCCGATGCAGAGCGGTTTGATGCCGAGCGGGTCGCGGAAGGCGTATACGGTATCGTTCAGGAGCGCCACGGTGGCGTAGGAACCCCGTAGCCGCCGCATGCAGAGCAGGACGGCATCCTCCATGCTTTTGGAGGTCCGGAGCGCATCGGCGATGATGTTGCCGATGATCTCGGTATCGGTCGTGGTGCAGAAGATCTGCCCCCGGTGCTCGTACTCCTCGCGGA
This window contains:
- a CDS encoding DUF362 domain-containing protein, with the translated sequence MADVYFAGIRARGHQESKVAKIRRLFDAAGFDAAVRPGDLAAVKLHFGERGCDTYTHPLFARQVVDKIKERGAQPFLTDTATLYAGSRADAVRHTVTAIEHGFAYAVAGAPVIVADGLTGGYWKEVAVGGKHFERVRVAGSILDADSMIVLSHVKGHDLAGFGGAIKNLAMGCAPPTGKAEQHAGRPFVEVERCGGCGKCTTVCPRAAMTLADGRAVLNPEHCVGCGDCMRSCPTGAIEFDWTTEIRPFIERLCEYALGAVRGKSGRVGYINFLLNITPDCDCVSWSDAAVVPDIGILASTDPVAIDRASFDLVNSEQGFSRTQLGGNFAPGEDKFKGVWDYTDGRYQFEYAATIGLGDADYRLIEV
- a CDS encoding flavodoxin family protein, whose amino-acid sequence is MTTGRVVLLCGSPRPGGNTAKVLGECARVLEREGIETETVSLEEMRILSCTACGLCTNGECALDDGLNEIIEKIREAEGFIVGTPVYFGTARGDVTAALQRIGMVSMASDSFLSRKVGGPIAVARRGGHTATLQELLMFYLMNDMIVPGSTYWNMVFGRTPGEALGDEEGMKTVRRFAENVAFLIKKLG
- a CDS encoding 4a-hydroxytetrahydrobiopterin dehydratase, whose protein sequence is MDLSSEAIVLDVADTAPLTRREIADLLPEVPDWSLEEGRLTTRFACKGFDEAVTFLNEVAEFAARENHLPDLGIHAGRFVDVAWYTYAIGGLSRNDFIMAARLSEWLRCRQGGFL
- the trxA gene encoding thioredoxin, whose protein sequence is MEEERPLDDELQRLREERLRKLEERFTGTPGGVIEIADGAFQNTLQEHPTLVIDVWAEWCGPCRMVAPVVEDLARDFAGRVTFGKCNVDENPKIASSFSITAIPTLLFFANGMLVDRVVGALPKEAIRTRVMRAFGTG
- the purF gene encoding amidophosphoribosyltransferase; this encodes MCGIVGIVDAGGVSFPLYYALYALQHRGQESAGISTFEGTTLYTHKAQGLVAEVFNSQTLQDLRGNAGIGHVRYPTTGSKVPENVQPFNFRYRGLDLSIAHNGNLVNTAELREEYEHRGQIFCTTTDTEIIGNIIADALRTSKSMEDAVLLCMRRLRGSYATVALLNDTVYAFRDPLGIKPLCIGKLENGYIVASESVAIDALDGTFIRDVRPGELIRIDESGLTSTQIATTNRKAYCIFEYVYFARADSVMDGTLVYDVRRRIGQKLYDANPVEADTACPVPDSGIAYAAGYAEQSGIPFIEGLMKNRYMGRTFIMPTQEQRERAVRIKLNTVRGNLKDKRVVLIDDSIVRGTTSRRIVNMIRDAGAEEIHLRVGSPPIIAPCYLGVDMPTRTELIASGKEIETVRKSVGATSLTYIPLDDLVEAIGCGERNLCTGCLTGCYPVDINGEKSCHSVVDYVAGTHQSDLSTFKAGKERT